A stretch of the Corylus avellana chromosome ca6, CavTom2PMs-1.0 genome encodes the following:
- the LOC132185405 gene encoding putative disease resistance protein RGA4, protein MAEQLLFGTADRIIETLGSLAAKEFRLLWGVGDEIESLRNTVSAIKAVLLDAEKKQAAGNHAVGDWLGKLNDAIYDADDLLDAISTEALRREVSTLGKKAKQVRIFFSESNQLAFRLRMGLKINAIGKRLDAIDADRGRFHLEERHVETRVGCKERDNTHSLVRAEAVIGREDDKKECLMDSNFEENASVLSIVGIGGLGKTTQLIFNDERIENHFELKMWVCVSYNFHVKDIVEKILECATNMKQPTVEMNTLVRYFGKVIDGKKYLLVSDDVWNEDHEKWCRLKEVLMGGARGSRILVTTRNESVARIAETVQSYSLSGLDEDASWSLFKQMAFGKGKEPENLSIITLGREILEKCLVSLWP, encoded by the coding sequence ATGGCAGAACAGCTTCTCTTCGGAACTGCCGACAGAATCATCGAGACTTTGGGCTCGCTGGCCGCCAAAGAGTTCAGGCTACTCTGGGGCGTGGGAGATGAGATTGAAAGCCTGAGGAACACCGTTTCGGCAATCAAAGCCGTGCTTCTGGATGCGGAGAAGAAACAGGCTGCCGGGAACCATGCGGTCGGAGATTGGCTCGGAAAGCTAAACGACGCCATTTATGATGCGGATGACTTGCTGGATGCTATTTCCACTGAAGCTCTGCGAAGGGAAGTGAGTACCCTGGGGAAGAAAGCAAAGCAGGTACGCATTTTCTTTTCCGAATCAAACCAGCTCGCCTTTCGTCTTAGAATGGGGCTTAAGATTAACGCGATTGGAAAGAGGTTAGACGCCATCGACGCCGATAGGGGGAGATTTCACTTGGAGGAACGCCATGTGGAGACACGAGTGGGTTGCAAGGAGAGGGATAACACCCATTCTCTTGTGCGTGCGGAAGCAGTTATTGGTCGGGAGGATGATAAGAAGGAGTGTCTGATGGACTCAAATTTTGAAGAGAATGCTTCAGTCCTTTCAATTGTTGGAATCGGTGGACTAGGAAAGACTACTCAACTCATATTCAATGATGAGCGAATCGAAAATCATTTTGAGCTGAAAATGTGGGTGTGTGTCTCTTATAACTTCCATGTTAAAGATattgttgaaaaaatcttagaatGTGCAACAAACATGAAACAACCAACTGTTGAAATGAATACACTGGTAAGATATTTTGGAAAAGTAATCGATGGAAAGAAATACTTACTCGTGTCGGATGATGTGTGGAATGAGGATCATGAAAAATGGTGTCGCTTGAAAGAAGTGCTGATGGGTGGTGCTAGAGGCAGTAGAATATTAGTGACTACTCGCAATGAAAGCGTTGCAAGGATTGCCGAGACAGTTCAATCATATTCCTTGAGTGGTTTAGACGAAGACGCGTCATGGTCTTTATTTAAGCAAATGGCGTTTGGGAAAGGAAAAGAACCGGAGAATTTGAGCATCATAACACTTGGGAGGGAGATCCTAGAAAAGTGTTTAGTGTCCCTCTGGCCATAA
- the LOC132184777 gene encoding putative disease resistance protein RGA1 produces the protein MDLLWRSFFQEAEMDKLGNIIRCKMHDLMHDFALLMAGSLISTLDDKKINIDEKTHHISFVGYNKSSLCTASRIRTFLFGVRAEIDCDAIFSSFKFLRVLDLHGRDLHFLPSSIGKLKHLRYLDLSWNFELEKLPNSITRLQNLQTLILSNCVSLKELPRGIKRLVNLRHLETDECYDLTYMPRGLGQLTNLQTLSSFVVHSSSHSKHSSGLQELNGLNKLRGELVIFGLRHGIGVKSEYKAGNLKEKQHLHALGLCWNDEGDVNDSDVANDEASLEGFQPHPNLKQLHLLCYQGSRLPSWLLLLSNLVRFELWMCRKCQYLPPLGQLPSLKFLNLKNMEAMQYIADGDASNEFPSSSSVPVPFFPSLKETQLRDCPNLKGWWRREDSSVEVNSDNFAEITAVTSMIKHHLLPLFPCLSTLSFKNCPMLTSMPMFPHLERELDLDNASSKPLQQTMMMNMVAPQSPTSTTTTSSSSAPLSKLKYIQLSSIPDLENLPLQNHTSLESLKISYCHRLKSLSEGMQHLTALQVLNLEDCLELELAKDEDWMQWQGLTSLLSLRFSRLPKLGSLPLGLQYATTLQKLKISDCISLTAIPEWIHNCKLLQVLEIRGCLSLGSLPEGMCKLTSLQRLQIKNCPILLRGCRRDVGEDWA, from the coding sequence atggatttactCTGGAGATCATTCTTTCAAGAAGCTGAAATGGATAAGCTTGGTAACATTATTCGatgcaaaatgcatgacctCATGCATGATTTTGCCCTATTGATGGCAGGATCATTGATCAGCACATTAGATGATAAGAAGATAAATATTGATGAGAAAACTCATCATATATCATTTGTAGGTTACAATAAATCTTCATTGTGTACAGCTAGTAGGATACGAACATTTCTTTTTGGTGTTAGGGCTGAGATTGATTGTGACgcaattttttcaagtttcaagttcTTGCGCGTGTTGGATCTGCACGGGAGAGATCTTCATTTTCTACCAAGCTCTATTGGAAAGTTGAAGCATTTAAGATATCTTGATCTTTCTTGGAACTTCGAACTCGAGAAGCTACCTAATTCTATAACCAGGttgcagaatttgcaaacactaaTACTCTCCAATTGTGTATCACTCAAAGAATTGCCGAGAGGCATTAAAAGATTAGTCAACCTCAGGCATCTTGAGACAGATGAATGTTATGATTTGACTTATATGCCACGTGGATTGGGGCAACTCACAAATCTTCAGACATTATCAAGTTTTGTGGTCCACTCTAGTTCTCACTCCAAGCATAGCAGTGGTTTACAAGAATTAAACGGACTAAATAAGCTAAGAGGAGAGTTAGTGATTTTCGGTCTGAGACATGGGATAGGTGTTAAGTCAGAATATAAAGCAGGAAATCTAAAGGAGAAACAACATCTCCATGCTTTGGGTTTATGCTGGAATGATGAAGGAGATGTCAATGATTCGGACGTTGCTAATGATGAAGCGTCATTGGAAGGCTTCCAACCGCACCCAAATCTGAAACAGCTTCATTTATTATGCTATCAGGGTTCAAGGCTTCCGAGTTGGCTTTTGTTACTCTCAAATCTTGTTAGATTTGAATTATGGATGTGTAGGAAATGCCAGTATCTGCCACCATTGGGTCAACTGCCTTCTCTCAAGTTTCTTAATCTTAAAAATATGGAGGCTATGCAATACATAGCAGACGGTGATGCTAGTAATGAGTTCCCTTCATCTTCATCGGTGCCAGTTCCATTTTTCCCATCCCTCAAGGAAACCCAACTTCGTGATTGCCCTAATCTCAAAGGGTGGTGGAGGAGGGAGGATTCTTCTGTGGAGGTGAATAGTGATAATTTTGCTGAAATAACAGCAGTAACATCAATGATAAAACATCATTTACTCCCTTTATTTCCTTGTCTTTCAACATTATCCTTCAAGAACTGCCCTATGTTGACTTCCATGCCAATGTTTCCACATCTTGAAAGAGAGTTGGACCTGGACAATGCTAGCTCGAAGCCATTGCAACAgacaatgatgatgaatatggTAGCACCACAAAGCCCAACGTCAACAACAACAACCTCCTCTTCATCTGCTCCTCTCTCAAAATTGAAGTATATACAACTGAGTTCCATTCCGGATCTAGAAAATCTGCCGCTGCAGAACCACACTTCTCTTGAGTCTTTGAAGATATCTTATTGCCATAGATTAAAGTCTCTCTCCGAAGGTATGCAACATCTCACAGCCCTTCAAGTTCTGAATCTTGAGGATTGTCTTGAGCTTGAGCTAGCCAAAGATGAGGATTGGATGCAGTGGCAAGGCCTTACAAGCCTCCTCTCTCTTCGCTTCTCAAGACTTCCAAAATTGGGGTCTCTCCCCTTGGGGCTTCAATATGCTACCACTCTACAAAAGCTCAAGATTTCAGATTGTATAAGCTTAACGGCTATTCCAGAGTGGATCCACAATTGCAAATTGCTTCAAGTGCTTGAAATTCGTGGATGCTTGAGTTTGGGATCACTACCCGAAGGGATGTGCAAGCTAACGTCTTTGCAGAGGCTACAAATTAAGAATTGTCCCATCTTATTGCGAGGATGCAGGAGAGACGTAGGTGAGGATTGGGCCTAG
- the LOC132184838 gene encoding uncharacterized protein LOC132184838 yields MSSEALQAAKAYRRLLKAVKNHIAQEDSKRRFKEYVTEEFRKNCTLSDLASIRHKIKLANDYTFLLNSVHHHQELLFSYNIAVDRSEEMKRILGKSAASVGLQLPEVYRP; encoded by the exons ATGAGCTCCGAAGCACTGCAAGCCGCCAAGGCGTATCGGCGGCTTCTCAAGGCTGTGAAGAACCACATTGCTCAGGAAGACAGCAAGAGGCGCTTCAAGGAATATGTGACGGAGGAGTTCCGCAAGAACTGCACGTTATCAGACCTCGCCTCTATTCGGCATAAAATCAAGCTTGCCAATGACTACACCTTTTTACTCAACAGCGTCCACCATCACCAG GAGCTACTATTCTCATACAACATTGCGGTGGATAGGTCGgaggaaatgaaaagaatacTTGGAAAATCTGCTGCGAGCGTGGGTCTTCAGCTTCCGGAGGTTTATCGGCCTTGA